A segment of the Zingiber officinale cultivar Zhangliang chromosome 8B, Zo_v1.1, whole genome shotgun sequence genome:
ACTTTCTCGAccgcgatctaaatttattagtcttaataaacttattgaacttccttaccaatagcgccacttcagtttcatcgatcgacgcttcggagtcgggatcgccCATCTTGGCTTGTAAGGCAACATTGAGATTTAACTTCTCTATTTGTTTGAGTTCTGCAATTTGaaactcgtgaagttcgaaagtagaaaataagttttctagcgtacttacctcaaagtccttagagatgtagtatacatctactaaggacacccatTCTGACATTCTCAGGAAGGCATTGAGTGCATATCGGATTGAATCTCGGTTTGTTAtcgattctccgaggttgttcagttgagttattaattctttgattcttgcttggagttgtgctaccttctctCCATTGTTTATCCGGAGATTTgtaagttgagtccggaggatgccCGCCTTGCTAACTTCGTTTCTGAGGTgacttcgtggagctccaggaatttttcccagaggtctttggcggagtcgtagcttccgatccgacttacctgctagggcggcagaacgctgagcagatggaactctgccttttcgttggccacgaaattggcttgctccttcttagtcCAGCGacattcttctttatcttttgggacTACAAACCCGTATTTCAttgttaataaaatatcaaaattcattttaaaaaatatttccattcggcgtttccatgtagcgaagtctccgtcgaatttcgggggGTGAATACTTGCACCGACCATCATTTTGATCTTTGTTGCTTTAgacggcagttagtccttctgaggttgttgggctctgatactacCTGTTGGCGTagcgggccggcaagaggggaggggtaaaTTGCCTGAAAAAGAAGAAATACCCTtttcgttctttcaactctaaaaatgcaataataaaataataaaatgatagaaaatagagaaaagactcaagagattgacttggttacaacctacgtgattgttaatccaagacggttgaAAAACTCAGAAACAATTTCCTTCTCTGAAGgaggagaaaccttttacacactaagaaagctcaaacgttgctaggaattgaatataagagttgattgattatttcctaTCTCTAGGGGCCATTATATAGCTTCTGGAAATTCTATTTTgagtgttgagggtgccttcaaaggGATTGAGAGCGCTTCCAAGGGGATAagcgaataaagttttatccgcttgcCAACGACCAATTTGACCAAGTTGAGAGCGCCCTCAAGGGCactgagggcgccttcaatgttgttgagggcaccctcaatgctgttgagggcaccctcaatgctgttgagggcaCCCTTAATCTGATGAGggcggaggcgcctccaacgactgttgagggcgcctccatctacttttccaacatttcttcatcttcactttagcttccgaagccccgattgcttgggtgattgcggccaaccgaaatagggcacATCCGAActtaatttccggccttctcctcgagcaggctttcgccccgacttctcgtctctcgaatgtcgcgcatgttcttctcgtctaccggtgtactattcccagctctttcgtccttcgggtgcaccgagcccgtcaactcccttcctgtgtcgtccttctcgctagctgcgtcttccgctcgacttattgcgctcctaagctcctatacaCTTAAACACAGAGATCaataacaaacatgacctaacctaacttggttgatcacatcaaaacaactacgggatataacaatatctatatatatagattcaaaatttataaacataaataattttaatttttgaacatGGTCGTTTTGGTCGAACTCTATTATGGATTTCTGACTACATTCTTCATAGGGCCCTCTTATCTCTTCCTTCTTCGAAGTTGAACTATGGAAGAAGGAACCGAGGATGATATAGCAGGAACAATTGATTTTATTATGAGACCACTCTTGATGTTCATATCGATCTATTATGCACCTTTGCATCTAATATTTTCATTAgaatttttcaatttttgatttgAAAGAATAgaattataattcaaaattattgaaaGTTGAATTCGGTTCAATtcgaatttaaaaaattattatttcaaatATCAATCAAATATTTTCCGAGTTGCTCAAAACTTGATTAGTTTACACCCGTATTCTaagtaattattttatattataataattttaattaaaattaagttttaccataattatttaataattttgaatatattGAAATAGTTTTAGCTAAAATAAgtattagaataatttttaaaaaataacatactattttaatgataataaaaataaaaataaaaggatttttttactGCCTCAATTTTTTCTTTTCTGTCTTCCAGGTAAACAGGCAGTAATAAAATAAACGTCCCCAACATCACCGAGTGGTCCACCATGACACAGTAAGCATGGTTGTGGGGTCCATGCTACGCTTCCCCACTAATTTTGACCGGTTCAGTGCTCCTGCGCAGATCTCACTAGCTGCCCTGCCTCCTCCGGTGAACGAAACTTAAGCTCACCCCATCCCAACTCCACTCACATGACCTTCTCCTCAATCTCATCTCCATCCTCAACCTCCActcttcttccacgttgatgcgCTCTCACTTCCCAGATCCATCCGTCTCTCCGGCGATCGGTCTTGCGGCATCGAGATGAGGGTGCTGGTGCTGGTGTGGGTTGGCACGGTGGTGCTGTGGGTGGCGGCGGTGGCTGCGGAGGACGACGTGCGGTGCCTCCGTGGGGTCAAGGCGGCGCTCGACGGCGACGGCCATCTGAGCTGGAACTTCTCCAATGGTACGGTAGGGTTCGTTTGTAGCTTCCTGGGAATTTCTTGCTGGAATCCGCAGGAGAACCGCGTGCTAGGGCTCAACTTCCAGGGAATGTCCCTTGCCGGCTCCATCCCCGCTGATCTGAGGTATTGTGCTGCAGCCACCGTCCTCGATCTATCGTCTAACGGTATCTCCGGCGAGATTCCGGCCGAGTTATGCTCCTGGTTACCTTATCTGGTGACGCTCGATCTGTCGAACAACCAGCTCGCTGGTGCTATCCCGCCTGATCTCTCCGGCTGCCGATTCCTGAATACCCTCCTCCTATCTGGAAATCGCCTGGATGGTGCTATCCCGTCTTCCCTTGCACAGCTTGATCGCCTCACCCGCCTAGATCTGTCCGGAAACCGGCTCTCCGGCCCTATTCCGGCGCCGCTCGGACAGAAGTTTGATTCCTCCGCTTTCGATGAAAATGATGGTCTCTGCGGCCGCCCCGTCTCCTCCCGTTGCGGCAGATCTCTGACTCAGAGCAGTCTAATCATCATCATTGCTGCGGGTGTCTTCGGTGCCGTCGCCTCGCTCGCCCTAGCCTACTTGATCTGGCGATGCTGGTCGCCGGCTGGTAAGTGGGCTGCTCCTGGGCAAGGCGTGGAGGACGGTAGGTGGTGGGCAGAGCGGCTGCGTTCGGCGCACAACCGCCTCGTGCCCGTATCGCTGTTCCAGAAGCCGCTTGTGAAGGTGAAGCTAGCGGATCTGATGGCCGCCACCTCTGACTTCCATCCCCCCAACATAATTGTCGCCGGGAGCCCGCGGATGGGGACGTCGTACAAGGCGGTCCTGCCAGACGGATCTGCGCTCACAGTGAAGCGGCTCCATTCTTGTCCGTTGCCGGAGAAGCAGTTCCGAGCGGAGATGGGAAGGATCGGGCAGCTCCGGCACCCCAACTTGGTTCCCCTCCTCGGCTTCTGCATCGTTGAGGATGAGCGGCTTCTCGTGTACAAGCACATGCCCAACGGCGCCCTCTCCACGGTTCTTGAATCTTCTGACGACGCTCTTGATTGGCCAACCAGGGTCAGGATTGCGATCGGCGCCGCTCGTGGTCTCGCTTGGCTCCACCATGGTTTCCAGATCCCATTCCTCCACCAGAACTTGAGCTTGAAGGCCATCCTCCTGGACGAGGACTACGACGCAAGGATCATAGATTTTGGGTTCACAAAACTCATGAGGGCGTCGAGTGGGAATGGGAATGACACAAGTCCATTCCTGAATGGAGATTTCGGGGAGTTTGGATATATTGCTCCAGAATTCGCTACCAACTCCGATCCGACCACCAAAATTGATGTGTATGCATTTGGAATCATCCTGTTAGAGCTTCTCACAGGGCAGAGGGCGACTGAGATCAGCAGTGACACCGCAGGCGAAGGGTTTAAGGGTAGTTTGGTGGATTGGGTGAATCGGCTTACCGTCACTGGCCGAACTCAGGAGACTATTGATACATCCCTTCAGGGGAAGGGCAAGGATGATGAGATTATGCAGGTATTGAGGATTGCTTCTGGCTGTGTGGTTGCCTGCCCAAAGGCCAGGCCTTCCATGTACAGTGTCTATCAAAAGTTGAAGAAAATTGGAGATACATATGATCATTCAGAGCATGTAGATGAATTTCCGCTTGTTTACGGGAAGGATGAATTGGAGAATCCTTAATTTTATGCATAAGTTTAGGAGATGGATATTGGCTTTTTGTTGGATGATTTTCATGGACTTACCATCCAAATCTTCATCTGCAAGATGGTACAGCTGCAGGCTGCAGCTGGGTGGTAGGTTCTCCTGAAGTCCCTATAAATTTCATCCATTTGCAAACTAGTTGTTGTGTGATCAAGAATTAATATGCTCCTTATCCTTTTACTATCTCCCTTAGTTGTTGCACATTACTTGTTGGGTATCTTCTTTCCAATTATCAAGCTCTGTACTAGATATTTAATATCTTACCTTATCTGTTGTTAATCTATTTTTCCCACGTTATTATAAGTTTTATTATGCTGCAACTTTTCAGGCTTCTGAAACTAATGTATTATATTCTGTTCTCATGACAAAACATTGTTCCTCCCAGGTGAAAAAAGACAGCACTGTTTCTCTTAAGTCTGTCATAGCTCGGTTATAGACTAGTTACTCCATAAAAGactttttgtttagtttctcttCATTATCATTGAATTCACAGTGAACTTTTTTGGTCATTAACTTTGCTTTTGTTGCAGTTTGGTGACGGGGAGAATTCATGGAAATTAACATTTTATTGCAAGGTAAAGGTGGTGAATATAATTATCAATTAAGTGGATTTATTTGTAAGTTGCATATATGAATACGAtctgaaccctttaaagtgatttAACTTGTATTTATTGGGTTCGGTTATTGAATGTAGATTATGTATGTGTAGaatctttagtcccacatctattatcatctatatgttgataatagatgttcagtatatatatagatttatagTTCCACATCTATGATTATCTATGAGCTGACACAACAAAAAACTGTAATTTAGGgacaaatttagggacgaattttcccaaaattttcgtcgcaaaatttTTTGCGACAAATTTTGTGACGAAAATATATTCGTCGCAAAATAGTCGTTGCCacattttgcaacgaaaatataatattcgtcccaaattttgcaacgaactaCAATTTTCGTCACAAATTTTGTTGCAAATCTACACTGCATAGTGTcttaaaatttgggacgaaattagattttcatcccaaattagggacaaatTCTGGTTTgttccaaatttgggacgaatttcagttcgtcccaaaattcgagTTCCCGGTTCATTCAATTTCGGGACGAaattattcgtcccaaattcGGGACGAACAGATATTCGTCCCGAATTCGGGATGAAAAAAATTCGTCCCGAATTCGGGACGAAAAAAATTCGTCCCGAATTCGGGACGAACCATATTTCGTCCCGAATTATCCCTAAAATTTggtaaatcaaaataaatcagaTTTTGGAACGAacccaaatttcgtcccaaattagggacgaactttagattcgtcccaaattagggacaaaatcgggttcgtcccaaatttggaacGAActcaaattcgtcccaaaatacaATAACCAGCAACCAAACATTTTTCATTTCTCCATCCTAttttacatatcaaatacattcaAATATTTATACACATCCAAACAAACATTCAAACAACTTCACATCCAAACAttcaaatatttataccaaactTCAACACACATCATATTTATAAACAGCCAAACTACATACAAATATATCAACTCATAATATTTACATCATATTTACACATGAAAACAAGAACTAGTTTGGTTCAACAACTCATAATCCAAATAACAAATACATctaagcataaaataaaatactaattgtCATGCtccgggagcttcatgcaccttCTTCCATGCTTCGTTCTCCTTTTCCTACATCAAATTACAAATGAATAACTAACATttataacaatatatatatatagatctaAAACATACATCAATGATATCATATTGAAATAAGACATCTAAAACTTATGCAACTAACAAGTTAAATATTgtcttgttttaaaaaaaaactaagaaaattaacgattctataataaagaaaattaacTACAACATAAATGAAAATTAGAAATACAATTGGTAGTTGTATTACCAATTAGAAATACAATTGGTAATACAATTTCGACATGTACCTACATGTGCATATCTAATGCTTTATCCTATCATATGTGCTCACATCTACATATATATACTTTCACATATTTTAGTTTCTAACTGGGTTTGGATACCAAGCTAGTTGATCACTTTAATCCAACTTATGGTATGTTTCACTGATCTAGTTTATGTTTTAATCCATGCAAACATAAACATTTACAATTAATGCTTAGGACATAAACAAGTCATACTTTGTTCATGCTAGAATCTTCCTGGAGCTAAGGAGTTATTTCTTATCTATTAACTAAGGCAATCTAGATTCACTATATGCCTAATAAAAGCTAGTACAATTTTCACAACATAGCTCAAATGAAAGAAGGGGAATGatcattatgaggagtttattgATTATTTTCCATTTTGAAGATGTTTATTATACAAACTTGCACTTCATTTATTTTGAATCTCCCTCCTTCACGTACATGTCTTTTACTATCAACTCAAAGAGTAAAGCATTGTTTACATGGAAAATAGGAAATTCTAATGAGTAATGGATTCTAATtaatataatcaataaaattaaactaaagttATTATAAATTTGTATAATAAATGTTAATCCTACTGATAATTAGTAAGTAGCTATATAGTGTTTGAATTTATCACATAAATGGTAgagttgagttttgatttttgattataatttaaaaaaaaaattaaaaatagattggAGTCTCTCAATGAAAACACAAGACGGCATAAGAAAAACAAGgaaatctttacttttatctTTGCTTGTCTCATTCTTTAAATATCCTTGTGATTCCTAATGGCTACAAGGAAATCTTGATCATTCTCTTAAAGATAATAGAGGGGTAAACAAATTAACCAAAGTGGGAAATAAGTTTACTTACATTATGACATTACCTTTCCTTTCATCTCTTCAAGGCAAGCTTCATCTCTCCGGATCCGGCAGCCGGCGGCTACCAGCCGTCAGCAATGGCCTGCTCCGGCGGTTCCCAGTGGCTGCCGGCGCCGAGCAAGGCCCGGATCCGGCGGTTCCCAGTGGCTGCCAGCGCCGAGCAAGGCCCGGATCCGGCGGCTTGCGGTTGCCGTGCATGGGTAGCCTCGACAAGGAGGAACCCTAGCTGGCGATCGTAGTCAGCCGCACGACAAGGCGAGGCCGCAGCTGTCGAGCGAGGGGAAAGAAGTGAGAATACAAGCCGGAGATGAGGACCCGAAGCTTACCTGCCGGAGAGCGTGGAATCGTGGCCGGAGAGCAACGTCCACTCTCGCCGCGCGTGAAAAGAAGGAACAAGAGGCTGCTCGCGTGAAAGAGGGAAGAAAAAGTTAGCTCCCGTGACAAGAAGGAAGAGGAATAATCGGGGCTGTAACTAGGGCAAATTTGGGGATGAATTTTATTTCGTCCCCTGGCTCGTCCCTattctgggacgaactccaaagttcgtcccagatctgggacgaattttggagttcgtcccagatctctaattttattaaattacaaaagtaaacaataaaaatacggatgcatgacctagacatctcagaatgacacgaaaccagttcctatgcgttcgtatcgatctcctgatctcAATGATGGCcccaaacattttttccactctatattttggggttgataaatttttttatcaaaaatttaaataatcattttcaaaaattaaaaaacccgaaaatattacctaaaaaaataatatcgtgtcatcattatgatcataagatcgatacgaatgcatagaaatttattccGCGTTATTCGGAGCTCTATAggtctagtttttattttttgaaagattttttttctaattttttaatatttacagtttgggacgaactccacagtttgtcccagatctgggacgaactttggagttcgtcccagatttctattttcttaaaaattaaaaataaattctttcgaaaataaaaaactaacctagagagctcggaatgaaatGGAACAAATTTCCATGTGCTCGTATTGATCTCATGAACGCATTAGTggcctcaaacattttttcaaaatcttaacaaATATAGATCAGAAATTTTCTAATATCAAAATGAATTTACCTTATTCAAAACAACTCTTATTTTTACCAAGTCATAGGTTCTATCAAATTGATATTTTCAATTTAATCATCACTAACTATATTGGGTTTTCGAGTTCACTAATGtggtcatgagatcgatacgagcgcatagaaatttgttccgcgccATTCGGAGCTCTATaggtcaagtttttattttttaaaagattttttttacaattttcatatattcacagtttgggacgaactccaaagttcgtcctagatctgggacgaattttggagttcgtcccagatctctaattttcttaaattacaaaagtaaaacataaaaatacggatgcatgacctagacacctcaaaatgacacgaaaccagttcctatgcgttcgtatcgatctcctgatcgcaatgatggccccaaacattttttccactctatattttggggttgataaatttttttatcaaaaatttaaataatcattttcaaaaattaaaaaacctgaaaatattagctaaaaaaataatatcgtgtcatcattatgatcataagatcgatacgagcgcatagaaatttgttccgcgccaatccgagttctataggtcaagtttttattttttaaaagattttttttacaattttcatatattcacagtttgggacgaactccaaagttcgtcccagatctgggacgaattttggagttcgtcccagatctctaattttcttaaattacaaaagtaaacaataaaaatacggatgcatgacctagacacctcagaatgacacaaaactagttcctatgcgttcgtatcgatctcctgatcgcaatgatggccccaaacattttttccactctatattttggggttgataaatttttttatcaaaaatttaaataatcattttcaaaaattaaaaaacctgaaaatattagctaaaaaaataatatcgtgtcatcattatgatcataagatcgatacgaatgcatagaaatttattccGCGTTATTCGGAGCTCTATAggtctagtttttattttttgaaagattttttttctaattttttaatatttacagtttgggacgaactccaaagtttgtcccagatctgggacgaattttggagttcgtcccagatctctaattttcttaaattataaaattaaacaataaaaatacggatTTATGACCTAGACAACTCAGAATGACACAAAATTagttcctatgcgttcgtatcgatcaCCTGATTGCAATGATGGCCCTaaacattttttccactctatattttggggtttaaaaattttttatcaacaattaaaataatcattttcaaattttaaaaaacccaaaaatattagttaaaaaaataatttcgtgTCAACATTATGATCATAAgatcgatacgaatgcatagaaatttgttccgaGTAAAGAAAGCTTCTTGCGAATCATTCGCTACTTGTCTTAAAAACAgtaaattagggacgaatttgaaatttcgtccctaaattgcGTCAAATTTGCCGACAAATATTTATTCGTTGGCAATTAGCAACAAATCCAGAGATTTGTCGCAAAATTGCATAAATTTTCCAACGAAATTTAGATTTTGACGCTGATTGGCAACGAATTCTGCGACGAAAATATATTTGTTGTTAATATCCGACGAATTTATTTCGTTGCTATTTTAGTTGCTAATTAGCGACAAATTTGTTTTTCGTTGCAAATGctgttgcaaatttgcaacgaatatttttcgttgcaaattttcaTCCCTAAATTACAATTTTTTTGTAGTGTGATAATAAATGTGTATTATATAATGAGTTGGTTCTTAGAGGATTAGGGTATCTTTGAGACATTTTTTCGTTCTCCATTGACGAAAAGGATTCGGCGCCATCAACCCTAACTCCTACGGAAGGCcaattttcttctccttcttcttcttccgtagGATTGTTAGATCGACGAGCTCTACATGAAGAATAATGACTAATCCGTTGCATTCAAATTCTTTGTAATTATAgtatttactttcttatgtcatgttctcgATTAAATGAAGATCTTGCTCATATGTTCTTGGTTTTCCTATtcgaatttttattttgattatctaGAATTTATATGGTTTACTTTCTTAGCTGCAATTTTATAGGTTATTCTGAGAAGTCAAGAGTATAAAAAAgtataaattttttgatctttctAATATATCCTTCTTCAAAACGGGAAATGTCAAGTTCATTGAGGATAGTGGAAATAATAAAATtagggaagtatcttttgagaAAAGCATTGGCGATCCTTTTATGATTACTACTAATGCGATTAGTAGCGGTATGGTTACCATATAGCACATTATGAGTATCATACATCCAATGAGtatagtgaaccaagatatttcTATGACATTTCCAATGCAATTAGAGGAACCtgccactgaaattgaagtattgtctcatattgatgagcaaatacttcaaccacctcaaacacaagtATTTTTAAAGTAATCCACAACGGAATGGAGAACCATAAATTCTCgtaattatgtttatttttaaGAGTATGATTTTGACATAGGGCTGGAGAGtgatcctaaattttttttaagggtTAAACAATGTTCTAACTttgaaaggtggattaacgccatgcaagaagagttgaagtctatggcggACAATAACATTTGGAAACTTGTCGAATTGCTTGAAAGAAAGAAGcccgttggttgtaaatggatatttaaaataaGTGGGATTCAAGGGATAATATCGAAAAGTATAAGGCGcgtcttgttgccaagggatttactcataaagaagacattgattacgaggagactttctcacctgtaTCGAtaaaagactcccttagggtaatcatgacacttgtagctcattatgatttagagtTATATCAAATGAACGTAAAAactgcattcctcaatggagacatagaagagtctatatatatggtgcaaccagagaacCTTGAGTCTAAAGACTCAAAACACGTAGTATGTAAATTAAAGAAgtttatttatggtttaaaacagACATCCTATCAGTGGTACTAGAAATTTGATCAACTGGTTACCTTATTTAGATTTAAAGAAAATCCTGTTGATCAACGCATATATGccaagttcagtgggagcaagtttgttatacttattttatatgtggatgatatattacttGCGAGCAATAATAGGATCTGTTATTTCAAATTAAGTCATTTATATatggtaattttgaaataaaatttcttGATGAAACATCCattgttttaggcatacagatctatcgtgatcgttcaagagATATTCGTGGATTTTTACAACAAACCTATATTGAAAAAGTACTTATAAGATATGATATGCAGAGTTATACACCCGGTGACATAtctgtgtcaagaggtgacaagttcagcttgTAGCAGTGCTCAtgtcttgaacttgaaataaaggagctAGAGCAATTCTCATATGCGTCACCAGTGGGAAATCTCATGTATGCACAGGTTTTTACTCGACCAGATATAGTAGTTATAGTGGGGATATTAGGCAGATATGTTAGTAACCCAGGACTGTCACATTGGAAAGTGATAAAGAGAGTGATGTgctatttgcaaagaactaaaggacgTATGATCACGTATCGGAGATCGGATCATCTGGatgtgattggatattcagactctgattttACTGGATACTTGGATAGCAGAAGATTTACTTCAGGTTATATTTTCATGCTTGTTGGAGGGGTTATATATCTTGTAAGAGCGTTAAGCATACGCTAGTagtcacttctactatggaggcagagttggtagcatgctatgaagcatccaatcacgGGATTTGGCTGCGAAATTTTATCACAACATTACAGATCATTGATGGCATTGACAAGCAATtgaggatctactgtgataataaagccgCAGAAC
Coding sequences within it:
- the LOC122015272 gene encoding probable inactive receptor kinase At1g27190, with amino-acid sequence MRVLVLVWVGTVVLWVAAVAAEDDVRCLRGVKAALDGDGHLSWNFSNGTVGFVCSFLGISCWNPQENRVLGLNFQGMSLAGSIPADLRYCAAATVLDLSSNGISGEIPAELCSWLPYLVTLDLSNNQLAGAIPPDLSGCRFLNTLLLSGNRLDGAIPSSLAQLDRLTRLDLSGNRLSGPIPAPLGQKFDSSAFDENDGLCGRPVSSRCGRSLTQSSLIIIIAAGVFGAVASLALAYLIWRCWSPAGKWAAPGQGVEDGRWWAERLRSAHNRLVPVSLFQKPLVKVKLADLMAATSDFHPPNIIVAGSPRMGTSYKAVLPDGSALTVKRLHSCPLPEKQFRAEMGRIGQLRHPNLVPLLGFCIVEDERLLVYKHMPNGALSTVLESSDDALDWPTRVRIAIGAARGLAWLHHGFQIPFLHQNLSLKAILLDEDYDARIIDFGFTKLMRASSGNGNDTSPFLNGDFGEFGYIAPEFATNSDPTTKIDVYAFGIILLELLTGQRATEISSDTAGEGFKGSLVDWVNRLTVTGRTQETIDTSLQGKGKDDEIMQVLRIASGCVVACPKARPSMYSVYQKLKKIGDTYDHSEHVDEFPLVYGKDELENP